The nucleotide sequence CCCAGTAATACCATgtacttcctccgtaaactaatataaaagtgtttaaaaTACTAAAACAGTGATCTAaatactcttatattagtttacagagagagTAACAGTCAGCATTGCTGCTAACAGGATTGCCGCACGATCCTCACTCCAGCCCTCCAGATTCCTGTAAAGCGAAATTCCAACCCTCCAAGAGTTTGAGACGGGCCTGGTCCGCCGCCCAGCAAGTGGCCGGTCGGTGATCCTCACCTCCCGTAGTTAAGGCTCGCCGCCTTCCAGGTCGCGCTGCCGGCGAGACACGCAGGCAGAGCGCCGCTTTCGATGTCCTACCAACGGCTTGGATTAGCTTTTTTTTGACCGCAAACGGCTAGGATCAGCTTACTGGAACACGCCGCGAAGAATGCAAGTACGAGGAAACCCTTCGGATCGCTTGCAAAGTGTAACGCGGGCCGGGACTGACGTCTTGCGCACCAAACAAGCACACGATTatgtactcccttcggtcctttttatttcgcatataagatttgattgaagtcaagtcacgtaaagtttgaccaactttgtagaAAAAAGTGCCAACATTCACAATTTGAAATCAATATCACTaaatgtgtcatgacttaaagtttcatattatataactttagcatgatagatgttgatatttttcatataaatacggtcaaactttgtgaagtttgacttcagagaatTTTAATATGCAgaataaaaaggaccggagggagtacatatactCTCTTGTTTTCTGAAGTTCCGCTCTCGGGCATGATGACACTTCTTGATTGACACATGATAAACTATGATACCACTTGCAAGTCAATAAGACTGTGTGTTCCGTGCGAGAGACAGAGACATGCTGCAACGCCAAGCAAGCCCAGCCCCGCAGGAAACCCGGCCGGCTGGGGACACCGAGTCCCCATGCTGCCATGCACTCCGTCGGTCTCTCATGGTGGATCGGACCAATGGTCTTTCTTTCCTCCCCACAAGACCACATGCTCTGCCACTAACCAACGACACAACCAAAAGGGCCCTCCTCCCATCCCATGCATGCACAAAGCAATCCATCAATCGGTCACGATTCACATGGATTGATTCATCTTTCCATCTTAGTACTTACTTACAAGCAACAGTGGCGACAAGCGGACAATCAATCAGTAATTAACGAGTGCGCTTAACTTGTAGTACAACTGCTAGTACTACTATCTGGTTACCCAGCAGCGCACTCCGAAGCCCCTGCTCTGCTGCTTGCCGGCCTTCTCGCCGCAGTCGCAGAGCAGGTGGCTCAGCATGTTCACCACGCTGGTGCCGATGGACGTCACGTTCAGCACCGGGCTCacccggaccccgccgccgccatggccgtcgCTGCCGTTCCTGCCGCCGCCGTATCCGTAGTAGTAAACCGACCTCGCACCGCCACCGCTGTTGCCGCTGTGAGCGCCACCGGATGCggccgtcgtcgtcgtcggagcGACTTTCTTGCAATGCGGCCGCTGGTGGGCGCCGACCGTGGCCGCCGCGGAGCCGGTCGACCGGCTCCGCATGAGCGGGAACGCCGGGCAGGTGAACCTCCCTGACGCCCCCGACGCGGCCGCCCCGGCGgagttgacgctgctgctgcgcgCGAACGGGGACGCCCACGACCGCGGCGCCCTCTGCCACGCCGCGGCCTGGGGCGGCTTGGCGCGTGAGTGGGGAGtagtcggcggcagcggcggcacggGGAGCAGCTTGCCGTCGGCGAAGAGGCGGTCGGCCGGCGCGACGTCGGCGGCTGCCGCGTTGGCGAAGTCGAACTCCGGCTCtggcgcgcgccgccgcctccgccgcgacaTGAGGGACGCGTCCGACCGCCTTGGCTCAAGCAGAGTGGTGCCTGGACATGTCGTCGCTGCCGCGGCGAAGACCGCGAGGTCGTGCGAGAAGGAGATCCTGGGGCTGATCAGCTCCGccgaagcctcctcctcctccatctcgcTACTGGATCGGCAAGGGAAAGTAAGTTCTTGTCAATGTCAGAGATTCAGAATGCGATGTGAGAGCTGCTGCTACCTAGAAGAAGAGTGAGAGGAACGTGGATATAAATAGGTGGTGTGGTGAGTGTGGTGCGGAGGGTGCTGCTCGGGTCCCGGCGGCCAGGACGGCAGGGCCCGTGCACCGTGCTGTACAAACCTCGCATCCGATCGAATTCTGATTGCAAGTGAGAGGTGAGGTTGATTCGATCTCACTCGCGCCACCGCAGGGATCCTGGTCCCTTGGTCGGTCGGGTCACCTACCTACCTACGTCAATGAACGGCATAGGAGGAGTAGCTCCCTTTTTCCGTTCATTGAACGTGAATTTTTGGCAATCCAACATGGCCAAGCATCAACCTACAAACAATCGATCCTAGTTTACTTCTCGCCTTGCTGTAAACCTTTTTTCTGAATCTCGTTGGAAGATTTCATCACACTGATTGATTTTAATTAGCCACTTAGGTCACATCGTTTTCCGAATTAGTTGGGCACGGATACAAATCGCGATGCCAGATTGCCACAGCACTGTACGTGCCGCATGGCTCGACATGGATGGACACGAAAGGAACCCGAGCTCAGCAAGCAAGCAGGCTCAGCAGCTCACACTTGCCCCGGAATGGAACAGAATATCATGGCGAGGGGCCTATCTAGTCCCTGTCTCCATGAATGAAATGGAGCAGTAGGATCCAGCACAAACATGGCGGAATGGGCTTCCGTTTTCGTGCGCATTTCGATCGATCGATGGATCAAAAACCTCCAAACGCGAACAGAAGAGGAAGGTTTGCTCCTCCCCTTTCCTGCATCGCGGAACAGGGAAATCCTACAGCGAGTAGGATCCTGGTGTCTGCTCTCTGCCCTGCCTCTACACTCTAGTAGCCGCTAGAGGAGAGAAAAAAGCGGGGGGCGGGGACGCTGAAACCTTGTCCCTTGTGCCCGGAGTGGTGAAACATCCAATCGACCAAGGCGAAATGGCAAGGTGAATTATTTCTTCCGGGATGAAGCGTGTCGTGCAGTGCACCGTGGATGCGCTTGGCACTTGCACCCCTTTTGGACAGTGGGCACTACTCCTCAATCATTCGACACACGCACActcctcgctcgctcgctcgctttgGCGCAACGCTGGCTGGGCTGGACCAGGATGCATATGGATCGGGAGGGATCATTGTGCATCCAAAAGAAGCATAATGTTCTATCTACACGTAGTACTAGTAGTACGAGCTTTGCCAACTTTTCGAACCAGCAAGTTATCGCGCTGATTAGTACTAAACAGGTTACACTTGCACCGACCCAACGTGCTGGTGAAGACGAGCTGGGATAGGATAGGGGCATAGGTGTGGTGTGGTGGTGGTCAAAGGCTATGGGGCCTCTCGAACAGAGCCGCCCACATATTATAGGGCAGCATGCATGCGTGGATACAACTATGCATGACGTTTGGACGTGCGGCGCACAGTCATTACAGGTTTCTGATTCTAGGGGAGCAACTGTTCCTCCTCGGCGCGCACTGTGCTCGTGTCTTTGACCTGCATCCACCGACCGATCTCTTCCTTCTCTTCTACGGCGGACGGCGCTGCTCTGCTGTGCTGTGGTGTGCATGGGGGTTAGTCTCTGACGACAGTGTCTGGTCGGCTGCTCTCGGGGTCCCAGCCACTCCTGGATCTATGGTGGTGGTGGATCTTGGCATCTTGTAGCCACCCTCCGCTGTTTCACTCGGGAAGGATGAAAATGGATGCGGAGCCACGTTTACGTGAccttttatctctctctctctctctctctctctctgcaactTTTTCTCGGGTGAAGTATGTTTTGAACCTTGAATTCATATGGTTCGTCGGAATTAAACCTTAACCTCCCAATCCATGAGCACCCTGTACTATTTGATCCGGACGAATCCCAACCCTAGACCCGTACAGACTAGTTTGGCAGGTTGGGAAAATGATAATCCCGGCCGGGATAATCTCTTACTGTCACTGACTATATAGCCCCACATGTCATATCTACATTTTTCTATTTCTCTTTGTGGTCGTTTAgcacgggcgccggcgatcgttggGTCGGCTGCATCGACGGCGTCGTCGGTCGCCTACTCCTCCACGCTCAGCGGTGGTACATGTCCTTTTGTCTTTGTTGAATTTGCGACTCACGAGTGCATGTACATCTGCCTCCCAGTATCATGTGGCCTGCACGCCTCAGTACAGCTTCCCGTTCGGTGAGCATGGACAAGGACACAGACACGAATGAGCACGCGTCCTGAAGCGACCGTGGTGCATGAAGAATGGGAGGGGCGGCGCGGGCATTCCAAGACCGACGCGGTTGCCGCGGCGGCGAGCTCCCAAACGTTGGCCTGGATGAGGAGACGGTGCCCATCGAGCAAGGAGTGCCTCGCGCTGTAGCCGGCCAGCAGGCAATGCTCGAGCTTGCGGAATACGTCGACGTGGCGCCCAAGTGCGTCGAGGTGCTTGCGGATGGTCTCTTTGCAGATGGCGCAAAGGTATGTGAGGCGCGACAGTTTACCACGTCGTTCATCTCTTCTTAGTCTCGTCGGAGTATCGGTGTTTCTAGGTTTGCCAGCATCTTCGCCAGCGCCGTGAACACGTACTGCATTTGCATTGCACTTAGACGGTACAtgtgtgatgcatgcatgcagcatgCTTGTATCGTTATTTACAGGGTGAGCGCATCGATTATGTGCGTATGGAGAGTAGCGCCTTGATGTTGAGGTCTGTGACGCCGTCCTTCCCAGCGCCGGCATGGCCATGCCACGGCAGGCGATCAGCCGGTCTATGAGTTCCGGCAATCGACGGCTCCCCGCCTGAGCCTTGTGATGGGACATCAGCCGCTCCAGACCCTGCCCCGCCTTGTCGTCTCAGCTGACGCATCCTCCAGCCGAACCCTTGCAGACCCATGTACGTGCACGGCGTCGGCGGCACTAAGTCATGGACGTTCATGGGGCCCGCCATTGTCATCAGCTCCACACCTGTCTCGAAATCCCTGGGCTCCTTGCTCccggcctcgtcgagcaccctCGCAGACCAGGCGACACAGACAGTTGCAACATCTCCTCTCACAGTGTGCTGATTTCCAGCGAGATGAGAGGGTTGGGAATGGAAGATGGATTTGACAAGTGAGCCAATGTAGTCAGTGAGAGTAGCC is from Triticum aestivum cultivar Chinese Spring chromosome 3A, IWGSC CS RefSeq v2.1, whole genome shotgun sequence and encodes:
- the LOC123057624 gene encoding uncharacterized protein codes for the protein MEEEEASAELISPRISFSHDLAVFAAAATTCPGTTLLEPRRSDASLMSRRRRRRAPEPEFDFANAAAADVAPADRLFADGKLLPVPPLPPTTPHSRAKPPQAAAWQRAPRSWASPFARSSSVNSAGAAASGASGRFTCPAFPLMRSRSTGSAAATVGAHQRPHCKKVAPTTTTAASGGAHSGNSGGGARSVYYYGYGGGRNGSDGHGGGGVRVSPVLNVTSIGTSVVNMLSHLLCDCGEKAGKQQSRGFGVRCWVTR